The sequence ATCCGGTTTCACGTCACCCTGGGCATCAACCGCTTTTTCAAAGCGCTGGAAACCCCGGTCGGCGGCGGAGTAGACCCCCTCATGTTCGCCCCATGAAGTGGCAGGGAAAATCACATCCGCCTCGGCGGCGGTTTTGGTCATAAAGATATCCTGCACAATCAGCAGCTCCAACTCGCTGAAAGCTTCGCGCATCATTGAAAGGTCTGGCTCAGTTTGCAGCGGATCTTCGCCCATCACGTAGTTGGCTTTGATTTTGCCCTCTTTCACTTTGTGTGGTACATCGGTCAGTGAGTAGCCGATTTTTCCGGATAGGGAAGGGACGCCCCAGGCTTTGGCAAACTTCTCCAGTGTGGCGGGATCGGTAACGGGCTGGTAGCCGGGATACATATTGGGCAGAGCGCCCATGTCACAGGCACCTTGCACGTTATTCTGCCCACGAACCGGGCCGACACCCACATTAGGGCGGCCGAGGTTGCCGGTCAGCAGCGCCAATCCTGATAATCCCTTAACTACATCCACACCTTGGCCCCATTGAGTCACGCCCATGCCCCACAAAATGGTGGCAGATGGCGCGGCGGCATAGATGCGCATTGCTTCGCGAATAGTCTGCGCTGGCAGGCCAGTGATACCTTCGACATACTCAGGGGTGTATTTGGCGACAATTTCGCGATATTCGTCGAAACCTTCGGTATAGCGCGAGACATAATCTTTATCGTATAACTCTTCGCTAATCAATACGTTGGCAAAGGCATTAACCAGCGCCATATTTGAACCGTTGTTCAGTGGTAGCCACAGATCAGCTATACGTGCCGTTTCGATATGGCGCGGATCACAAACAATCACTTTCGCCCCTTTCTCCTTGGCTTTGAGGATCCGGCGGGCGACGATTGGGTGGGAGTCGGCGGCGTTGTAGCCAAAGACCAAAATGCACTTGGTCTCTTCAATCTCGCAGATTGAGTTGCTCATCGCGCCATTGCCCAGTGTCACTTGCAAGCCTGCCACTGACGGGCCGTGACAAACACGGGCGCAGCAGTCAATGTTGTTGCTGCCGGTCACTGCGCGGGCAAATTTTTGCATCACATAGTTGGTTTCATTGCCCGGCCCACGGGATGAACCGGTGTGCATAATGGCTTCCGGGCCATATTTCTCTTTAATTGCCCGCAACTTGCTACTGGCGAACTCAATGGCCTCATCCCAAGAGACCGCTTCCAGTGTGCCGCCTTTTTGGCGACGGATCATCGGCTGTTTCAGGCGTGGCGTCAGTAGCTTGGTATCATTGAGAAAATCCCAGCCGTAGTAGCCTTTTAGGCAGAGTTCACCTTGATTGGTGACCCCATTAGCGCCCTGTGCGCCGACGACTTTGCCGTTTTCAACCAATAAGTTGATTTTGCAGCCAGAGCCGCAGTAAGGACAGACAGTGAGTGCTTTGTGCATAATTAATTACCCTCGTTCTTGTCGCCGCAGTATCGGCTTAGAAGTTCATCTCGTTGGCTTCATCCAGCGCGGCGCGCATCTGTTTTTTGCGCAGCATGGCTTGCAGGGTGTCGCGGCCAATCATATGTAGCGCTTGAGTTGGGCAAACAGAAATACAGGCCGGCCCTGCAGCACGCCCTTCGCACAGGTCACATTTCTGCGCTTCGGCTTTGAGACAAAAGCCCTGCGAGAGGCCGTTGAACATCACTTCGACCTGTTTGGTCACCACTGTCATGGCACCGTACGGGCAGGCAACGACGCAGGTTTTGCAGCCAATGCACTTCTCTTGCAGCACCTGAATGCTATCAGCCGCTCGCACAATCGCGCCGTTCGGGCAAACATTGGCACAAGGCGCGTCTTCGCAGTGACGGCACATAATGGCGGTACTGACATTCAACCCTTTAACCACTTTCAGCCGTGGAGCGAAATTGGCCTTGGTCATGGCCTCCAGTCGGCCACCATTGTGTGCCAGCACACAGGCGACCTCACAGGTGCGGCAGCCAATGCACTTTTTGGGGTCGGCGATTATGAACCGGTTCATTGTGTAATCTCCTTACCCTTCATCTTTCAAGTTGCAGGTGTGTTGGTGCACCTTGAAATCGATGGGGTATAAATTGAGCAGTCTGGACACATGGCCCTACCGCGATATTCACCTACATATTGCATGGTTTATGCCAAGTTGAATGAGTGAAGTGAAAGTGAATAAATCTATTTGTTTTATAAGGAATTTGTTGGGATTTTATGCGGTTGGGCGAAATGCGGGAAACTGTCGGTGGGTGTGACGTCGGCAAATTTGACGACGTCACACCGTCACTCAATTAAAGATGGGTAAAACCGCCGTCACCTTGCCAGTGGGGCAGCTGTTGATAGAGTGTTTCTACGGCTTGTTTGACGATATCGCTCATCGGAAAGTAGAACGCGACCAGTGTCGGCTGGATGCCAACGAAAATCACTTCACTAATATCCTCCTTGAGCTGATCGATCAGAAAATTGAGCGGCAGATTATGGGTGCTCATGATGAACATTTCAGCAATTCGCTCGGGTTCAATGATTCGAATCTCCCCCGGGGCTAACGCCATATCCGCCGCATCCACGATAATCAGCCGCGTGGGGTGTAAGGCGCGGATACTATGTACCACATTTTCCGGCGCTGAACCGCCATCAATCACCTGCCAATTCGCTAAGGGCTGCTGGCTCATGCGCTCAGCCAGCAATGGGCCTGCGCCATCATCACCCATCATGCTGTTGCCGACGGTTAAGACTAGATTCGTGACTGCATTGAGATGGCTCATGGGCGGCGTTTCACCATTAAGTAGATGGCCGGTTCCTGCTCGATATCGTACAGGGTTTGCAGCAGTTGTTGGCTCCAGGGCCGATGGAGTGAGGCGGCATCTTCCGCCAGTGGCGCAAAAGCCTTCGCCAGCAACTGGGTGTGGGTGCTGTCGATGGTGATTTCACCAAACTTCAGCAGGCCGGCCATTTTGCGGCGCGCTTCGCCCTCAGGCAACTGGCTGAACCACTGCTCATACTCGGCCAGCGGGCACTCCATTATCGCTTTCAGGCAATCAATTACCCCCACATGGTGGCCGATCGCCAGTGAGTAATAGATCACCTGCTGCGCCTGTTCGGGCATCTGATCGTCACTGTCGAGAAACTTCTGGTTCAGCGCATAAAAAATCACCTTAGCGCTCATAGCTGAGGCCCCCTGCCAGTTGCATTAACGTGATCTGTTGCAGGCTGGCAAATATCTCGCTCAGGCGCGGATCATCTTGCTGACTGAGATAGTGCTGGCAGCGCTGCTCTAGCCCGGGCAAGGGCTGATTGACCAGCAGTGACAAAAAGCGGTCAGTGATCTCCCGCCCGTGGCGATAACCGGCCATGCGGCGTGCTTCACGCTCCAGCAGCACACGTAGTGTCAGCGGCGCATCAGGGTGAATTAGGGCGACCCGCTCGTCAGCGGCCTCCTGACTCTCTTCCCCCTTGAGTTTTTGCTCCAGCAGGCCGAGCGCCACCGCAAAGCCATAAAGGGTGGCGGCCGGTGTCGGCGGGCAACCGGGGATATAAACATCAATTGGTACAATGGTATCGCTGCCGCCCCAGACACAATAGAGGTCGTGGAAGATGCCACCGCCGCAGCCACAAGCACCGTAAGAGATGCAGATTTTAGGATCTGGTGCCGATTGATAGGCGCGCAGCGCGGGGCTGCGCATAGCGCGGGTGACCGCTCCAGTGAACAGCAAGATATCCGCATGACGCGGCGAGGCGACGACCTTGATACCAAAACGCTCGGTGTCGAATAGCGGTGTAATCGAGGAGAAAATCTCAATTTCACAGCCGTTGCAGCCGCCGCAATCCACCCGATAGACATAGGCGGAGCGTTTGATATCTTTCAGCAATTTACTTTTTAACTGCGCGATAGCAGGATCAAGCGCAACCGGCTGGCTAACATGATGCCCCCAAGCCGGTTTTGATGAATGTGGCTGGCTCATGGATGGCTCCCCCCTTCGCACTGGTGATTCGGTATCATACTGTTATTTATGGAAATACTGTTATTTATGGAAATACTGTTACTCATGGAGATACTGCTCTTCATGGCGATATTGCTATTGCCGATGATATTGTGTTGGCGCTTACACTCAGGGCAGGTTTCAAAATGGGGGCGTTGCCGCTCGACATCCTCCGCGCTCACTCCTGAATGGATCAGCAGCGCCATGACATAATCCACCTCTTTTTTCGGCGCAAAAGGTCTCTGGCACTGCTGGCAAGAGGTGAGCGTAAAGGTGGCGCGTTGATATAAATCCGCTTTATTGAACACCGCCAACTCAAACTCTGGCGACAGCACAATCGCGCGGGTCGGGCAGACCTCTTCACAGCGGCCGCAGAAAATGCAGCGCCCAAGGAACAACTGCCACTGGCGAGTTCCACGGGCGATATCTGTCTCCATGGTCAGCGCATTGGCCGGGCAGGCCATAGTACAGGCGCCGCAAGCAATACACTGCGCGGCCTCATATTGTGGTTTGCCACGAAATCCGTGACTGACCTCAAGCGGCTTAAACGGATATTTCACCGTGGTATCGCCGACTTTCAGGATGGTTTTAAACAGTTTTAACATTCTTCATCCCTCTATTTGAGCGGCGAATGGGTGCGCTCGATGCCATAACGCGCGATCTCTTTGTAGGGCACAGTGACGGATTTCTGCTTGCGCACATCCACCAAAGTGACCCGATCAGTGCAGGAGTAGCAAGGGTCAAGACTGCCGATGATCAGTGGCGCGTCAGAGACGGTATTGCCGCGCAGCATATAGCGCAGCACTGGCCAATTGGCGTAGGTGGCGGCCCGACAGCGCCAGCGGAACAGTTTTTGGTTATCGCCGGTCATGCTCCAGTGCACATCTTCGCCACGGGGCGCTTCGGAGAAGCCGAGGGCAAATTTGTAGGGCTGATAGTGGACTCTCTCTTCCAGCAATGGGCCGCCAGGCATATGGTTTAGGCCATATTCAATCATCACCAGCGAGTCAAAGAACTCCCGCACCCGCACTAGCAGGCGTGAGTTCACGTCGCAGCCATCAAGGCTAAACAGCTCTTTAGGCACATTGGCATAGTTGGCGTAGGTGTGGTCG comes from Yersinia bercovieri ATCC 43970 and encodes:
- the fdhF gene encoding formate dehydrogenase subunit alpha, which encodes MHKALTVCPYCGSGCKINLLVENGKVVGAQGANGVTNQGELCLKGYYGWDFLNDTKLLTPRLKQPMIRRQKGGTLEAVSWDEAIEFASSKLRAIKEKYGPEAIMHTGSSRGPGNETNYVMQKFARAVTGSNNIDCCARVCHGPSVAGLQVTLGNGAMSNSICEIEETKCILVFGYNAADSHPIVARRILKAKEKGAKVIVCDPRHIETARIADLWLPLNNGSNMALVNAFANVLISEELYDKDYVSRYTEGFDEYREIVAKYTPEYVEGITGLPAQTIREAMRIYAAAPSATILWGMGVTQWGQGVDVVKGLSGLALLTGNLGRPNVGVGPVRGQNNVQGACDMGALPNMYPGYQPVTDPATLEKFAKAWGVPSLSGKIGYSLTDVPHKVKEGKIKANYVMGEDPLQTEPDLSMMREAFSELELLIVQDIFMTKTAAEADVIFPATSWGEHEGVYSAADRGFQRFEKAVDAQGDVKPDWEIISLMATALGYPMKYHNTKEIWDELRELCPLYYGATYEKMAGLGYIPWPCTTEDSPGTPWLYADNKFDRPGGKGLLFASEWRAPMEQVDEDYPLVLCTVREVGHYSCRSMTGNCSALQTLADEPGYVQISPQDAEKLHLRDQQLVWVESRRGKVITRVSVSERINVGAVYMTYQWWIGACNELTLDHLDPISKTPEYKYCAVKLEAIPDQGWAENYVQQEYSQLKARLSRAAAVN
- a CDS encoding 4Fe-4S binding protein → MNRFIIADPKKCIGCRTCEVACVLAHNGGRLEAMTKANFAPRLKVVKGLNVSTAIMCRHCEDAPCANVCPNGAIVRAADSIQVLQEKCIGCKTCVVACPYGAMTVVTKQVEVMFNGLSQGFCLKAEAQKCDLCEGRAAGPACISVCPTQALHMIGRDTLQAMLRKKQMRAALDEANEMNF
- the hycI gene encoding hydrogenase maturation peptidase HycI, which translates into the protein MSHLNAVTNLVLTVGNSMMGDDGAGPLLAERMSQQPLANWQVIDGGSAPENVVHSIRALHPTRLIIVDAADMALAPGEIRIIEPERIAEMFIMSTHNLPLNFLIDQLKEDISEVIFVGIQPTLVAFYFPMSDIVKQAVETLYQQLPHWQGDGGFTHL
- a CDS encoding formate hydrogenlyase maturation HycH family protein; this encodes MSAKVIFYALNQKFLDSDDQMPEQAQQVIYYSLAIGHHVGVIDCLKAIMECPLAEYEQWFSQLPEGEARRKMAGLLKFGEITIDSTHTQLLAKAFAPLAEDAASLHRPWSQQLLQTLYDIEQEPAIYLMVKRRP
- the nuoB gene encoding NADH-quinone oxidoreductase subunit B family protein, which translates into the protein MSQPHSSKPAWGHHVSQPVALDPAIAQLKSKLLKDIKRSAYVYRVDCGGCNGCEIEIFSSITPLFDTERFGIKVVASPRHADILLFTGAVTRAMRSPALRAYQSAPDPKICISYGACGCGGGIFHDLYCVWGGSDTIVPIDVYIPGCPPTPAATLYGFAVALGLLEQKLKGEESQEAADERVALIHPDAPLTLRVLLEREARRMAGYRHGREITDRFLSLLVNQPLPGLEQRCQHYLSQQDDPRLSEIFASLQQITLMQLAGGLSYER
- the hyfH gene encoding hydrogenase 4 subunit H, which produces MLKLFKTILKVGDTTVKYPFKPLEVSHGFRGKPQYEAAQCIACGACTMACPANALTMETDIARGTRQWQLFLGRCIFCGRCEEVCPTRAIVLSPEFELAVFNKADLYQRATFTLTSCQQCQRPFAPKKEVDYVMALLIHSGVSAEDVERQRPHFETCPECKRQHNIIGNSNIAMKSSISMSNSISINNSISINNSMIPNHQCEGGSHP